One region of Bosea sp. 29B genomic DNA includes:
- a CDS encoding transporter substrate-binding domain-containing protein: protein MEFRPDIGQLSPTVREHLAPANLLRAGINLSNFLLVSSRSPQGEPQGVSPDMARALADHLGTGLRYVPYENPGLLADAAPCDEWDVGLIGAEPQRAEAISFTPAYAEIEATYLVRESSPLREIADVDAQGVRIAVSGRAAYGLWLDRNIRKAELVRSGTLDDSAADFVSKELDALTGLRPRLLKDVVAIPGTRILDGYFMTVQQAIGVPKAKAEATDYLAKFVAAAKESGFVAALIAKHGVQGLSVAR from the coding sequence ATGGAATTCCGCCCCGATATCGGCCAGCTCTCGCCGACCGTGCGCGAGCATCTGGCGCCGGCCAACCTGCTGCGCGCCGGCATCAACCTCTCCAACTTCCTGCTGGTGTCCAGCCGCAGCCCGCAGGGTGAGCCGCAAGGAGTCTCGCCCGACATGGCCCGCGCGCTGGCCGACCATCTCGGCACCGGCCTGCGCTATGTCCCTTACGAGAATCCTGGCCTGCTCGCCGATGCCGCGCCTTGCGACGAATGGGATGTCGGCTTGATCGGCGCCGAGCCGCAGCGCGCCGAGGCGATCAGCTTCACGCCAGCCTATGCCGAGATCGAGGCAACCTATTTGGTTCGCGAAAGTTCGCCGCTGCGCGAGATCGCCGATGTCGATGCGCAGGGCGTCCGCATCGCCGTCAGCGGCCGCGCCGCCTACGGCCTCTGGCTCGATCGCAATATTCGCAAGGCCGAGCTCGTCCGCTCCGGCACGCTCGACGATTCCGCTGCCGACTTCGTTTCCAAGGAGCTGGATGCGCTCACAGGCCTGCGCCCGCGCCTGTTGAAGGATGTCGTGGCGATTCCCGGCACGCGCATCCTCGACGGATATTTCATGACCGTGCAGCAGGCGATCGGCGTGCCCAAGGCCAAGGCCGAGGCGACGGATTACCTGGCAAAATTCGTCGCAGCGGCGAAAGAATCGGGCTTCGTCGCCGCGCTGATCGCCAAGCACGGCGTGCAGGGGCTGAGCGTCGCGCGGTAG
- a CDS encoding pyridoxal-phosphate dependent enzyme produces MIGLDDIRAARWRIQPHIRKTPILPYGQLSSREDFGGTVTLKLELLQAAGSFKARGAMNRLLTLSAEELGRGVVTASGGNHGLAIARSAHVLGARAKIFLPSNVVADKVAKLKRWGAEVEIVGAIWDDANAAALAYARETGATYAHPFSDPVVVAGQGTLGLDILDEIPEVDVILVAIGGGGLITGLSTAVKALRPQTRIIGIEPYGSPTLHACLEAGKLVTLDKLETRVATMSCRRTDQAIYEAVAKHVDEIVLVSDAEMEQAAQSLWFEFGIAADLSGAAAVAALQAKRFVPAPGSKVCALVCGAGTDGT; encoded by the coding sequence CCAGCTCAGCTCGCGCGAGGATTTCGGCGGCACGGTGACGCTGAAGCTCGAATTGCTGCAGGCGGCGGGCTCGTTCAAGGCGCGCGGCGCGATGAATCGCCTGCTGACGCTCTCGGCTGAGGAACTAGGGCGCGGCGTCGTCACCGCGTCGGGCGGCAATCATGGCCTTGCCATCGCCCGCTCGGCCCATGTGCTCGGCGCCAGGGCCAAGATCTTCCTGCCGTCCAATGTCGTCGCGGACAAGGTCGCCAAGCTGAAGCGCTGGGGCGCCGAGGTCGAGATCGTCGGCGCGATCTGGGATGACGCCAATGCCGCGGCGCTCGCCTATGCCAGGGAAACCGGAGCGACCTATGCCCATCCGTTCAGCGATCCCGTCGTGGTCGCCGGCCAGGGCACGCTCGGCCTCGACATTCTCGACGAGATCCCCGAGGTCGACGTCATCCTCGTCGCGATCGGCGGCGGCGGGCTGATCACCGGGCTCTCCACCGCGGTGAAGGCACTGCGGCCGCAGACGCGCATCATCGGCATCGAGCCCTATGGCTCGCCGACGCTGCATGCCTGCCTCGAAGCCGGCAAGCTCGTCACGCTCGACAAGCTCGAGACGCGGGTCGCGACGATGTCATGCCGGCGCACCGACCAGGCGATCTATGAGGCCGTCGCGAAACATGTCGACGAGATCGTGCTGGTCAGCGACGCCGAGATGGAGCAGGCGGCGCAGTCGCTCTGGTTCGAATTTGGTATCGCGGCGGACCTGTCCGGCGCGGCTGCGGTCGCGGCCTTGCAGGCGAAGCGCTTCGTACCGGCGCCGGGCAGCAAGGTCTGCGCGCTGGTCTGCGGTGCCGGGACGGACGGGACCTGA